The sequence gaagtattaatatactgtatgtattagtgagtgtggtggtgcttatggggtatggtcacttattccttatatgaacggtttcaaatgcaagacattgattgcatgagattaagtttgtaaatgatagcatgtgtccttttgtagtgtgcacatatactatttatcatcaaactgtgataactgtgactaaattcagtatatactgtatacgtctgccatatgttgccacccctcaaaaattcctgcccccttctcgccaccccatcaatatttttctagatccgccccggCCCAGAGGAGATTCAGAAGGTGAGAGTCTCTCTCTTTAACAAACATGTTCTAATTCTATATGCTTtcattttcttctcagaattatgagcttttatttaaaaacaatgacaaaactGTTGGTGGTTCTTTCTATATTCAGTCCAAGGTAAGCAGTGAGactttttttaggtttttgttaACATAAGTCACAACAGTCATAAAGCAGGAAACGCTTGGGTCAGAGTCACtctggctgcatttatttgatggaaaATTCAGTCAAAACTGTAATCTTGTAATCTTGAGTTTAACGaacctattttctatttgaatatatattttaaaatgtcatttattcctttgatgcaaagctgaattttcagcatcattcctccagtctgaAGATCCTTCAGgatgtcacaggatccttcagaaatcattctaatatgctgtaaATATACCATAAATCCTGTAAGTGAGAAGCTATATACAACATGTTGCCATTTGAGTAATGGAattcaaatgaatatatttaaatattaaatataacaacatGTATAGCTACATTTGGTATTATTATGTTACATGTGTTTTGGGATCCTCACAAACACTGCGTTTTTACATTAGAGTCACAGTTATGTATATTTCGGCAAGTCAAACTGGTATCAGTCAGATGCATTGAGCTAAAGTAAAGCGATGGAAGGGCCAAGAAAAACAGTTCAACATCTCATCCGAGGCTAAGACCCTGATCTGAGTTAACACTAGAAACATTTGAGCCCTCTGTACATGAATATCCAAAAAAAAGACTCCGTGAAGCGCAATATATCAAATgcaaatttattaaacatttgtttcttttattttcattgacATCCTTATCAATATCGTAATAAAAATCCTCTAAAACAGGAGCACACACCTATGTTGTACCAACTTGGGAGACTTTTACAGCTCTAAAATTCAGAACACGATGCTGggaaaaaatatagatttatttctatatatatttatttattttcatatactgtattaCATCTACATTTCATCTATAATAAAAGGcacttggaaaaaaaatactgatattaaaatatctcaaaaatgtgcaaaaaggaaaaataaaaatggatgctGGCCTTTCCAGGCCATAGTCTTTTTGTTAACCCTTTGTGCATCTCTGTGGCACCTTCAAGAACATGTCATATTAGTTCATTTTAGAAACATACAAATATCTTTGCTTTTAGTGTGAGCATTTTTTTATAGTCTAAAATGGTGCTTTATTTATGTACCGTATATAGTTTCTGACATCATTGGAGTTTTAATGGAGTGAATATCTAATTTAAATATCTAGCTATGACATCTTCCCTGTCATTCAATTTATTGTGTAAGTATCTCACCTACAGTTGTGGTAAGTTAAAAGTCATTGGAAACACACTATCATTTTGTTAAGGGCTTTGGAGTCTCCTGTGTGAAACAGTGCGGCCGTTTTCAGAGTGctcaaagggttaaagatttaaacaGCTTATCTGATATTGAATATTGATGTAGACCTTGACAGGTCTGTGTCAGTATCAGCTTTCTCCAGCCAACAAGATGAGGAAAGGGAGTAGGAGAAGAGATTTCCAACTTCTTGGATGGATGCCAgggttaataaatgtaatttccaGTAAAGACTCCttaatacacactgatgtcaaatcTTTCCAAACCCGAGAGGATTGTGTTTGATTACTGCATGTATTTGCATGTTATCACTTATCTCTTCTAAAAGGCTTTATAGAAGCACAGGGTTAAACTTTTCTTGGCTTTGattggataaataaatataatctggGGCTTTGTAAGGGTCAGTGGCCTACTTTTGAAATCTGGCACACGATCGAGATCTGGACAGTGGCGACTTTTTTTCTAGCAATGATGCTAAAGTGATTGGAGGAAGCACCAGCTATTTGCTgcctaaaaaatgcatttatctttTAATCATCAATTGGACATTATATGTTACATATGCATTGTACAGTATGTAAACTTCAAGCATTGTGGTATGATTATGAGCTAAATTTTTACGAAAACCCTTCCTGCAAACTTGTCCGTCACCACCTCCTGTTACTTCTCCCTCTTTCCTCATGATTCACTCGCTGGAGAAAGCTAAACACAGAGTAGCAATAGCAGAAACAAAGCAACTTCAACATCAGGAAATGTCACGTCcaaaacaaacgaacaaacaaaaagTCAGCAAAACAACATGGCAATAACCGTATAGTTTACCACAaacaataagacaaaaataattatGGAATAAGACTCTGAGTGTAAAAATGGTTTGGAGGGCAGGGCAGGGTTCATGTTTTAAAGAAGTGCGATTATTTCAGTCggaatgtttttaaaattacattcgtttgtttctctattttgttttatCCCAATCTACGAGTAATGGACATTACAGAAAGCAGCTGCAAATGAGTTCTTGATCGCGACACATTGATCATCAGTGGAGTACGACAAAGACGGTGTAAAGTCTCACTCACATGACCCACTTCAAGACTTTGCAGATAGCACCataaaatgtacaatatgaaTATAGTGTTGTACAACTTAATGTGCCTAAAATCTAGCACAGAATCAGTCTTTTgagttttgattttaaatttgTACGATGTATCACAATGATACATTATGCAGCTAGGGAAAATCAGAGGCAAATGGGGTCCAGTGTGAAATTTTTAGTATTTGGCGGGTCGCCTACAGCTCCATTTGTGATCCACGTCTGGAGAGATGCTGAAACTTGATGCCTCACTCTAGAGTTTGATGTCTTGGAGAACAATGATGTGTGTCATGTGAAAGGGTCTTAAATCAAAATGCTGTCTTTTGGCCACCTGAATAGTGCTTTCTACACTTTATTATTAAGTCTCTATTTTAATCTCTGGGTATACAATTAGATTTTTAGCACAGTGATTTACTATAGAGCAAACTATGAAAGTAAATTGAGAAACCAAACTAAGCCCTTAATTGTTGCAATATACCTAAATTTGTATTTTGCACATTTGAACATGTTCACTGGGTTGtggataatgtttattttaaacattacacTATTCTGCATCAACCATAAATTCTGTTAAATCTGGCCCTTAGTTCAACTAGTAGTGTGCAGTACAAGTAATGACCAAAAGATGACACTATTTACATCAGTGCCATGTCCTATAGGGCATTAGCATTAGCGCTTGGAAAGTTTGTGCCCTTGTATGACTTAAAACTCAGTCAGTCTGAGCCTTGTGTCTGTAAATCTCTTATTCAACAAAATAGAGCTAATCAAGGTTTCTATTTCCTCCTCAAAGGACAGATTGTCGTTCAtactatatctttttttattcaaagatgtATGCTAATATTGCAGTGATACAGCTAGCAGCAAATGCAAGGTTTGTCATATAGCTTGTAATAGCATTGAGCTAAAGAAGTTCACTTGCAAGGGATGCAGAGGGTCTCTGGACAGTTTGAAGCAGGGGTGTCCATTCCTGCTCCTAAAGGGCCACTGTCTGGGAGAGTTTAGCTCTAGCCCTATGTAAACACACCTGCACCAGCTactcaaggtcttcaggatcactacaAACGTACAGCCAAGTGTGTagaactctgcaggaaagtggcaTTCCAGGGACAGAATTGGACACTACTGGGCCAGTAAATGAGCTGCTCTCGCCTGACCTACGACCTCAGCACCTCTTTGCAAGCCTGACCTGGCCCATGCGATTCAGCCTCAAAGACCTCTGGCTTTCTGTGCTCAGAGGTCTTTTCATAACGCATGGACTGACTTGAAGGTCAGTTCCTGAAGAATAATAGCACACGTTTGTGTCTTTAGTGTGTTGCGTACACTGTCGTCCAAAAGTTTCTCTTAAACATAAATACAATTGTTTCTTGAAGCAAGGGCACAGATTCTTAAGTCTGCCTTTAGATCAGTGCtgtcataaaacaaaaaaaaaaacaaaaaacggacAAGACTTGGGGTCCAATCCTGCTTCTTGGGGGCCAccctcctgcagagtttagaccAGGGGTGGGCAACCCCTGGTCTCCAGGAAGGTGGCCCTCCAGGCACAGAATTGGACAACCCTGTTACAAAGATAagccagagagagaaaaagaatggAACGGAGGTGAATGTTTGGCAACTTTCTGAATCGTTACACTAAATTTTCTTCAAGATATCATCCCTATTATCATAAGATACAGGTAGCTGTGTCCGACCATAAGGTACAAATTTGAACTGAAGTAGCGCTAAAAGTTGAAGAAGATTGTGTCACCTCCAAGCATAACTGCATTTGCTTTGTAAAACCCCCCCCACAGGCTTGCCTCCGACCTCTGACCCCTGTTCCACCCCCACCCTTCCCCTGCCATTCCTCTGGAATGTTGTGTTCAGTTGACCACAGCCGGCTTCAGCACCACTGGGCCAGAAGGGATGACAACCCAAGACAGGGGGTCGTGGGACGCCCCAGTAGACAGGTTGAGCACACCGCCATGGATCTCGTCCTCACCCTCCTCGCCTCTGGCCTTGCCCTTGCCATGGTCCCTGCGCTCCGAGCCCAACATGGGCACCATGGGCAACCCCAACGTGGAAGATGAGAAGGTAGGAGACAGAAAGTGTGACTTGGTCAGACCAAGCGGGGAACTGCTGAAGGACAGGATGGATGTCCCCCCAAGCCCAGCTGGAGGGGAGCTTGGGCAGCCCAGTGTGCTCAAGTCCAAGGGGCGGGGACTGAGGGGGGACAATGGGAGGGACCCTCCAAGACCCTGCAGACCATGACTGCCCAAGAGAGCAGCGGCAGCACTAGGAATGATGATGTGGGCCCCACTGACGTAAGTCAGCTCAGATTCTTTCCCTCCCCCTGCGTTCTGCCCCGGCTTCATCAGGGAGCCCACCCCTCCTGGACCTCCCTGCTCCTGGGATACAAAGTGCCCATGAGCCTTGATATGCTTCCTTAGGGAGCTGGGGTCTGTGTAGCGTTTCAAGCAGCCCACCATCTTGCAGTAGTAGGGCTTGTCCACatagtgtgtgcgcgtgtgtttgAACCGGTCACTGGAattagagtagcgcttgttgcaGCCCTCGTATGGACAGATGTAGGGCTTCTCTCCTGAAATACAAGCACTAAGTTAGCCAGGTCTTCATCTGTCTATCCATACATTTAACTTGGTACTGACCTGTGTGTGAGCGGTTGTGAATCTTGAGGTTCTCCAGTCGGGAGAAGCTCTTGTTGCAGGTAGGACAGCGGTGTGGTTTCTCATTAGTGTGAGTACGGATGTGGATCAGCATCTTGTACCTAATGATGCAGACATAAGTCTAACtgtacatattataaataatttaaaggtgCTACCAGTGGCTGCAATTGCAAAATGTTTCTAGAACCTAGAAATGGGTTATATGGTGGGTAttttgaaagagaaaaataattgTTATACTAAAAAAGTCCATTAGTGTCTTCAACATGTCGATATTCAGTAATAATATACCTCTAcaattaaagggatcgttcactcaaaaatttaaattaccccatgatttactcaccatcGAGCCATCATCGttatatatgactttcttctttcagacaaataaaaTCTGAGTTACATTagaaaatgtcctggctcttccaagctttataatagcaGTAAGTGGGTGTTGAAATACAATAGAccaagtccaataaagtgcatctaTCCATCATAAAATGTACTCTACGTGGCTCTTGGGGGATAATATAGGCCTTCTGAAGTTAATCAATGTGTTTGTTTAAGGAAAATATCCATAGGGtggcttgagggtaagtaaaacatggtgtaattttcatttttgggtgaactatacctttaacatgCACAATTAAGTGGACACTTCAGAATATGGTGaaatattttagataatataTTAGCCAAATTGTTTAAATTCTTCTAAGCACACCATAGCTTAATTTCTATCAACGATTCCAGATTAATCAAATGCTCTCATGTCCATTTGGATCCAAAAATTTAGACTCAATTTTAGGCCTACTGCTAATTGATTGTCTTGTCTTGACATAGATGCTAAGTTTACCCAACTTGCCCCTTCTGGT comes from Carassius auratus strain Wakin chromosome 3, ASM336829v1, whole genome shotgun sequence and encodes:
- the glis2b gene encoding zinc finger protein GLIS2b isoform X2 gives rise to the protein MLSLDEPLDLKVPRGRVSGRDRGARSPPTLTPSPIHGKGAGQLRMADDGTAVIIPASPHTGVLQEKSETPTPPAVDLSMSPSSRNTACSPELSNGNGSAPIFPGDSAHIRYLEGGATSQAFQFFVPIGGGAGLHLPSSMFIRQPKDTRASPDLSADEQLACRWRKCHLLFDSLQDLVDHVNDFHVKPEKDSGYCCHWDGCARKGRGFNARYKMLIHIRTHTNEKPHRCPTCNKSFSRLENLKIHNRSHTGEKPYICPYEGCNKRYSNSSDRFKHTRTHYVDKPYYCKMVGCLKRYTDPSSLRKHIKAHGHFVSQEQGGPGGVGSLMKPGQNAGGGKESELTYVSGAHIIIPSAAAALLGSHGLQGLGGSLPLSPLSPRPLDLSTLGCPSSPPAGLGGTSILSFSSSPLGLTKSHFLSPTFSSSTLGLPMVPMLGSERRDHGKGKARGEEGEDEIHGGVLNLSTGASHDPLSWVVIPSGPVVLKPAVVN
- the glis2b gene encoding zinc finger protein GLIS2b isoform X1 — translated: MLSLDEPLDLKVPRGRVSGRDRGARSPPTLTPSPIHGKGAGQLRMADDGTAVIIPASPHTAGVLQEKSETPTPPAVDLSMSPSSRNTACSPELSNGNGSAPIFPGDSAHIRYLEGGATSQAFQFFVPIGGGAGLHLPSSMFIRQPKDTRASPDLSADEQLACRWRKCHLLFDSLQDLVDHVNDFHVKPEKDSGYCCHWDGCARKGRGFNARYKMLIHIRTHTNEKPHRCPTCNKSFSRLENLKIHNRSHTGEKPYICPYEGCNKRYSNSSDRFKHTRTHYVDKPYYCKMVGCLKRYTDPSSLRKHIKAHGHFVSQEQGGPGGVGSLMKPGQNAGGGKESELTYVSGAHIIIPSAAAALLGSHGLQGLGGSLPLSPLSPRPLDLSTLGCPSSPPAGLGGTSILSFSSSPLGLTKSHFLSPTFSSSTLGLPMVPMLGSERRDHGKGKARGEEGEDEIHGGVLNLSTGASHDPLSWVVIPSGPVVLKPAVVN